Below is a window of Allomuricauda ruestringensis DSM 13258 DNA.
GGGTGAACGAGCGCAATGCCATAATCATATTTGCAGTTTTGACCATCCTTTTGGCAGTCCTTCTGTTCAATCAGTACCGGATAAAACAAAGGTCAAATAAAGAGCTCCAAGAACTGGATCGGTTGAAGTCCAATTTTTTTGCCAACATTTCCCACGAGTTCAGGACGCCATTGACGCTGATAAAAGGGACGATTGAAAAATGGGAACAAAATCCCGGGGAAAAACCGGAAAAGGAGGACGTGAAGATGGTACGTAGAAACACGAACAAGGTCCTGGGACTCGTAAACCAGTTGTTGGAACTCTCGAAGATAGACCAGGGAAAACTGCAATTAAAGCCCACTGAAGGGGATGTCCATAAATGCCTCCGAACGGCCACCTCATCCTTTAATTCCCATGCGGCACAACGGGACATGGATTATCGTGTAAAGATTCCAAGCGAAGTATTATGGGCAGCTTTTGATCGTGACAAATTGGAGAAAGTAGTGTACAATCTCCTGAGCAATGCATTTAAATTTAGTGGAAATGGCGAATGTGTGTCATTTACTGCCACGTATGAAACCAATGAACTCACGATCCAAGTTTTGGATTCGGGCAAAGGGATTTCCGGCGAAAAGTTGCCTTTCATCTTTGACCGTTTTTATCAGGTCGATAGCACTTTGACAAAGGAACACGAAGGTTCGGGAATCGGGCTTTCACTCTCCAAGGATTTGATCGAATTGATGGACGGCACCATAACCGTAGCGAGCGAGGAAGGCAAAGGATCATGCTTTACGGTACAGATTCCCATTGAAAGGATAGAGACCGGACAGCCCCGGCCAAAGGAACAGGAACAGGTGACTGGAAACAAACAAGCACGATACACCACCCCGTTCCGCCTCAACAAATCGGACAAACGCAATGTGCCAACAATATTATTGGTGGAGGACAATGAAGACATGCGGCAATTCATTAAGGCAGGACTTTTGGATGAATATCGAATCTTGGAAGCAGTGAATGGAGAAGATGGGCTGAAAATGGCCATCTCAAAAATGCCCGACCTAGTGATAACAGATCTGATGATGCCCAAAATGGACGGAGTGGATCTCTGCAAAAAAATGAAGACCATGGTGGAAACCTGCCATATTCCCATAATAATGCTAACGGCCAAAGCAGGTGTGGAAAACAAGATAGAGGGGTTGGAAACCGGAGCCGATGATTATTTGACCAAACCTTTTGAGACCAAAGAACTTTTGGTGCGTGCCCGAAACCTTATCGAACAGCGAAGAAAATTCAGGGAACTTTTTTCAAGCCAAGCAACAAAAATCGACCCCAAGGAAGTCACGGTAAATTCTTTGGACGAGCAGTTCTTGGAAAAAGTACTCGATTTGTTGGAAAGGGAACATGCCGATTCAGATTTCGGTGTGGCCCAAATGCAAAAGGGATTGGCGATGAGCAAAACCCAATTGCACAGAAAATTAAAGGCCATTACCAACGAATCCCCAGGTGAACTGCTAAGGAATTTCAGATTGAAACGGGCCGCACAACTGTTGTCCCAAAATGTGGACAGTGTCACACAAGTTGCCTACCAGGTCGGGTTCAACAATCTTTCCTATTTTGCCAAATGTTTTAAAGAACTCTACGGGGTTTCCCCGTCTTCCTACTAATTTCCATAAGCTATTTGCCAAAGTTCCCGGTATGGAACCTTACTGTCATCTTTTGGAACTTTTCTATTAGTGCCCTGCGTGTCCAACAGATAATTTTGGACTGGTTCCAAAGCTCCCCTTCTTTTTAATCTAAAAACTTTCAATTATGAAAAAATTGGTTCTTTTAACAGTATTGGGTTTGTTGAATTATCTGCCCGGAATCGCACAACAAATAAATTTCGGGGCCAAGGCAGGGCTGAACTTAGCAACACTGTCCGAGGATTATGACCCGGATGTCGCTGCCAGAACATCTTTCCACTTTGGCGCAATGGCGGAAATCCCCATATCTGAAATGTTCTCAATACAACCGGAATTATTGTACTCATCCCAAGGGGCCACTGATGACGGGGATGACGATGAAGAGGTAAGACTCAATTATATCACGCTCCCCGTATTGGCCAAATACTATGTTTTTGATGGGCTGAGCATTGAGGGTGGCCCACAATTGGGATTGTTGCTTTTGGGTGAAATAGAGGATAATGGGGAAACTACAGATGTCAAGGACATTTCTAAATCCACAGATTTTGGTCTTGCGTTTGGCCTTGGATATAAAATGGAAACTGGACTGAATTTTGGGGTGCGCTATTATTTTGGTTCCGACATTAACGACATAGCAGAGTCATCGGATAAAATAAAGAACAAAGTGTTCCAGATTTCTGTGGGATATTTTTTCAATTAAACAACAGGCACCTTAAATGTGCTATAGTAATGAAAAAAAAAGTACGAGATGAAACGATTTAAATACATAACAAACTTTTTATCATTGTCAACAGTTATCATCTTATTAGGTTGTAGCAGTGATGATGGACCAAGTAATCGAGTCCCTGAACAAGCAGTGCTCATCAGCCCCGCAGACCAATCCGAAGGAGTGGATATTGAAAACACAGACCTACAATGGCAGCAAGTAGCCGATCCCGATGGAGATGTGGTGTCCTATGATGTTTATCTTGACAGTGTAAACCCACCCTTGGAAGCAGTTGCAACCGCCCTGAACACGACAAGCTATTCGATAACTGTACCTCTTGGGTACGAAACACCCTATTATTGGAATGTGGTGGCCAAAGACGGCAGCGGAGGGGAAAGCCAAAGTGGAGTGGGCATGTTCACCACCCGGGAAGCCTATCCTGACGAATTGATCGTTGGCAAATGGTTTATAAATGAGCAAATAGTCAATGGAATGCCGGATACCATTACCGATTGCAACAAGACCTCTTATTTTGAGTTTGAGGCCAACGGGACCTTGAGCGTGGTGACCTATGATGGCGACCCCTGCGTGATTTCCTCGAGCACCATCCTCCAATACAGTGTGCCCGATGCCATGACCCTTGTTTTGAGCAATGGGGGGACCACCGAGAGTGTTCCCATTATTTCCCTGACCGAAACAGAATTGAAAATTATGTTGGAAACAACCACCCAATACAATTTGATAAAAGAAGATTGAATCCTTTCATGTGGGCAATCCATGAGTATCAATACTCATCCAAATGTTCCGGATATAGAAAGTTGTTGTATGGGAAACGGGTGACGTGGATATCGCGCACCGCATCGTAAACACGTTTTCTAAATTCGTCCATGTTTTCCTTGTTCAGTGCCGAGATAAATAGCGCTTTGTCCCCGAGCTTATTAAAATAGGTTTTCTTCCATTCCTCTAATGTAAAATGAGCGGTTGTGCGTTCCGTAACCAAATCGTCTTCATCAATAGTTTCGGGGCGGTATTGGTCTATTTTGTTGAAAACCATGATGCAGGGTTTTCCAGAGCTATCAATTTCATCCAAAATTTGATTTACCGAGGCAATATGCTCTTCAAAATTAGGATGCGAAATATCTACCACATGCAGCAGTAGGTCGGCCTCGCGAACCTCATCCAAGGTACTTTTAAAACTCTCTACCAATTGAGTCGGTAATTTTCTGATGAATCCCACCGTATCACTCAATAGAAAAGGAAGGTTTCCGAGTACCACTTTGCGAACAGTGGTGTCCAGCGTAGCAAAAAGTTTGTTCTCTGCAAACACATCGCTTTTGCTGATCACGTTCATTAAGGTAGATTTGCCAACGTTGGTATATCCCACCAAAGCAACCCGAACCAAAGAACCACGGTTACCACGCTGGGTTTCCATTTGACGATCTATTTTGGCAAGTTTCTTTTTGAGCAAAGCAATACGATCACGAACAATACGTCTATCCGTTTCAATTTCCGTTTCACCGGGACCACGCATACCAATACCCCCTCGTTGCCGCTCCAAGTGTGTCCAAAGACCTGTCAATCTTGGTAAAAGATATTCGTATTGGGCTAACTCTACCTGGGTCCTGGCATAACTTGTCTTTGCTCTTTGGGCAAATATGTCCAGAATCAAACTGGTTCTGTCCAGCACTTTACAGCGCAGTAGTTTTTCAACATTGTTCTGTTGTGCTGGCGATAGTTCGTCATCAAAGATTACGGAACCTATTTCATTTTCCTTCACAAATTGGCGTACCTCTTCCATTTTACCGCTGCCAATGTAAGTTTTGGGATTGGGCACATCAATGCGTTGCACAAATCTTTTCTCAACTTCGCCACCGGCAGTGTATGTCAAAAATTCAAGCTCGTCCAAGTACTCTTTTACCTTGTCTTCGTCTTGGTGCTGATTCATTACACCAATAAGTACCGCCTTTTCATATTCAATTGACTTCTTTTCTAGCATCGAACAGGTTTAGAGTACAAATTTACGCAATGTTTTGGAAGCTATTTTTGTACTTTGGCATTTCTATTGAATCGTTGGAAAAAGAAACAGATATCTTGCATAAAAAGGAAAACAGATATACGATAGCATTTTATAATCTCGAAAATTTCTTTGACACCAAAGATGACCCGTATCTGTTGGATGATGATTTTACTCCAAAAGGGTTTAAAAGGTGGAACAAATCTAAATTTTGGAACAAGGCCAATAAGATTTCCAGGGCTATTTCTAGAATAGGATTGGAAGAAAGTAATCATCCTCCAGTTTTGGTAGGTATGGCCGAAGTTGAAAATAAAGGTGGAATTAAATCGCTTTTACGATCAAAACAATTACGGGATATAGATTATGGGGTCATTCATTTTGATTCCCCCGATGAGCGAGGAATAGATACGGCCCTGATTTACCATAAAGAGCATTTTGAGGTGCTCGATGCCGAAACCATTCCTTTGATGGTACAAAATACCAATGGGGATAGAGACCTTACCCGAGATATTTTGTATGTACACGGCAAGTTGCATCAAGAAGCAATCCATGTTTTTGTGAACCATTGGCCATCCCGTAGGGAAGGAGCCGAGGAAACCAGCTATAAACGCATCAAGGCAGCGGAAACCATTCTTCAAAAAATTGATGCCATACAAGAGAATCGTTCAAACATTATTGTTATGGGCGATTTTAATGATGACCCTAACTCACAAAGCATCCAAACGCTTATGGACACTGGAAAGTTCATCAACCCTATGAAAAAATTGTTGTCCCCTGTATCGGGCAGTGCCAATTACAAAGGGGAATGGAGTTTGTTTGATCAGATATTACTCTCGCACAGCTTTTTGAATTACGAAAAGGATACCCACAGCTTTATAGAAGCAAAAATATTTTCACCAAGATTTTTAAAAGAATGGAAGGGCAAATACAAAGTAAATCCTTTCAGAACTTTTGCCGGAAAGAAATATTTGGGGGGCTATAGTGATCATTTTCCTGTATATATTGTATTGGATGAAAGCAAGAAATGATTGTGAGAAAAAAATTACACCACGTAAAAGTGAATTTTCACAACAGAAAGAAGTAAAACGCTATGCATTTCATCGAATAAAGTAGGAATTTTATCGATAAATGGCACATATCGCTATATATTCGTAGTCCAAATCTTACCATAAACTCAATTATGGACTATCGTTTTCCTATAGGGGTTAAGGGAGTAATTTTCTCCTTTTTATTTTCGCTTCTAGGCGTAGTTTCCATATTTGCCCAATCCAAAAGTGCAAAAGAGCAAATTCGTTTTTCCTATGACCAAGGGAAAATATCCTCTTTTATTTCCGAAATGGAAATTGAACACCAGTCCAAGCTTAGAAAAATAGGCGAGCTGATAAAGACCAAAGGACTTACAGCTTCAAAAAACAACAACGGTACACAGATAGCCTTAAAAGATATCGGTACCGATGGAACGCCACTTTACTATACTACCTTAAACGATTACGCATCGCAAACTTCAAGGGCTCATACGCTTTATGATAAAGGGCTGCTAAATTTAGGTTTAACAGGTAGGGGCATGGAAGTTGGTGTTTGGGATTCCGGTGTAGCTTTGTCCTCTCACCAGGAGTTTGATACCAGAGCAAAGAATGCCGATAATGCCAATGAGATAAGTCTGCATGCCACTTTGGTGACAGGCAACCTTATATCTGCCGGTGTGGAACCCAGTGCCAAAGGTGCTGCCTATGGCGCACAAGCCTTGACCCACGATTGGAGTCGCGATAAAATTGAAGTGGCAGAAGCCGCTGCCAATGGACTTTTGTTGAGCAACCACTCCTACGGAATTTTGTCCGATAGAGTGCCAGATTGGTATTTTGGCTCCTATATTAAAGTAACCCAAGACTGGGACAGGATCATGTACAATGCTCCTTATTACCTAATGGTGACAGCAGCGGGCAATGCGCAAAAATCTTACGATAACGAAACACCAAATTTTGGTAAAACCGCCGATGGCTTTGATCTTTTATTGGGTTTTACCGCAACCAAAAACGGATTGACCATTGCCGGTGCCAACACGGAAATTGATGGCAGCGGTGATTTAAAAAAAGCTTCGGTTGCGGGATATAGCAGTTTTGGACCTGTAGATGATGGTCGCGTAAAACCAGACTTGGCAGGAGATGGAGGGGATATTCTTTCCACAAGTTCGGCCACCAATAGTAGTTATCAGGTGTCTGCCGGAACTTCCATGGCCGCACCTGGGGTTACAGGCTCACTTTTGTTGTTGCAACAGTATCACGAAGAGCTTTTTGGTTCCTATATGAAAGCGGCTACCTTAAAAGGACTTGCGCTTCATACTGCCGATGATGTGGATGCCAAAGGACCGGATTATAAAATGGGTTGGGGTATAATGAATGCCAAATCTGCGGCAGAGGTACTTCAGAATAAAGAATATACCTCCTTGATAAACGAAGAAACGCTATCAGACGGAGAAACCTACTCCATAACGGTTTTGGCCATGGAAAATGAACCATTGATGGCCTCCATATCTTGGACCGACCCAGAATCGGAATATATAAACCGAGGAGAGCTTAACAGTACCCGAGCAGCTTTGATGAACGATTTGGATATTAGAATCACCAAGGACGGAGAAACCTACTTTCCATGGAAATTGAACCCTGCCAAGGCCAACGACGCCGCTACTAAAGGAGACAACACGGTTGATCCTTTTGAACGTGTTGAGGTAGAAAATGCAAGAGGGACTTACACCATTACTATTTCGCACAAGGGAGGGTTAAAAAATGGTCTTCAAGATTTTTCCTTGATTGTTTCCGGGGCACAACTGTCCAATTGTTCCATAGCGACTCCTTCGGACGTGGATTTGGAAGGCTCCTCAAGCGAAAGCACAACCATTTCTTGGGACGATGCCGGAGAAACGTTATTTGAAGTGCAATACAAGAGCATTGATACAGATAATTGGGAAAGTGAATTGATCTGGGAAAATAGCTTTGAGCTTACCGCTTTGGAAGAAGGCAAAGTGTACGAAGCCCGTGTTCGTTCTATCTGTACCGAGAATGTCGTATCCGAATTCTCTGAGACCATTGCGTTTGAGTTTAAAGGTGAAGAAACAGTGCTGATACAAAATACCTCGATGTTTGTCCCTCAGGAATTGAACATAACCATTTATCCGAATCCTGCTGTTGATTATTTGAACGTGAATGCGGATTTGTCCAAAGATGCCGAGTTTTCTATTGTTACCACTTCTGGAAACATCATTAAAAAAGGAAAGACCGAAGGTTCCATCAACGTGTCTTCTTTGTCTTCTGGATTATATGTACTGGTGGTTCAGGATTACTCGGGAATCAAAAGTACTAAGTTTTATAAGAACTAGTCGTTGGTTTGATGTCAGTTCGAGCGCAGTCGAGAACTTTCACACCTTCTTAATCTCCTCATCGGCCAGAAGTTCCTCGTTTCGTAATCGTAAGAATACTTGTGCAGTCGTCACAACGTCCAATTCGCAATACGTGATGATTCTATCAATATCGTTTTCCTTGTAGAATACATCCTTTACCATACTCCCGTCCATATCATCTTTGGGAGATGGAATGCCCAGCACATGTGCCAACAATTTTAAGGAGGTGTAATGTTTGTAGTCGCCAAACTTCCAGAGTTCCATGGTATCCAAATGGGGAACTTCCCAAGGCTTTTTACCGAAGAGATCCAGTTTGTAGGGTAAATTGATGCCGTTTATCACCATTCTGCGGGCGATATAGGGGAAATCGAACTCTTTGCCATTATGGGCGCACAAAAGATGCTTAACCTGGCTAAAATGATCTTTAAGAAGTTGTTTGAATTGTTTAAGGATTTGTATTTCCTCACCATAAAAGGAAGTGATTCTAAAGGTTCTCAAATCGCCTTTACTATTAAAATACCCAACAGAAATACAAACAATTTTCCCAAACTCGGCCCAAATCCCCGCACGGTCATAAAATTCTTCGGCGGTAAACTCGTCTTTACGCTTGTACTGCGTTTTTTGTTCCCATAAAAGCTGGGCGGTTTCATCCAAGTCGGTGAAATGTTGCTGTTGGGGTACGGTCTCGATATCCAAAAAGAGGATATGCTCCAGGTTAAGTTTATAAAGCATGGTAGCTAATTAAAAAAGAGTCGTCTGCTTTGCAGGGCTCTCGTGTTCCAATAACCATTTTTTTCTATGCAGTCCACCTGCATATCCTGTGAGGTCTCCGTTGGTTCCGATAACGCGATGACAGGGAACCACAATCCAAAGTGGATTTTTGCCATTGGCCGAGGCTACTGCACGAATGGCTTTTACATCGCCTAGTTGTTTGGAAAGTTCCAAATAAGAAATGGTTTTTCCAAAAGGTATTTTTAAAAGGGCATCCCAAACTCTCTTTTGAAATTCGGTGCCCGAGGGGTTTAGTTTAAGGTCGAATACCTTTCGGTCTCCATTGAAATATTCTTGAAATTGCTGGGCAGCATCCTGTAAAATTTCAGGAATTGTACCATTTGGTTTTTCGTTATTTAAAACAGAGATAGAGGCAAGACCATTTGCATCACCTTTTAACTCTGCTGTTCCAATAGGAGTCTGTATATAAGCAATTTCCATTATTCTACTTCATCTTTACCTTCAATAATTCCTAATCGCTTTGCGCGAGCTTCCCAGTTTTTCCTGGCGAGTGTTTGAAGGTTTTCTACATTGTCACTTTCATCCATAATTTCCAATCCTAGCAAGGTTTCGATCACATCTTCCATGGTGACCAACCCGCTTACCGAACCATACTCGTCCACAACTAGAGAAATGTGTTCTCTCTTCTGTACAAATTTCTTGAAAAGGTCATTTATGGACTTACTACGATTTGTTACCAGTATTTCCCTTCTGATGGTAGATAGGTTTTCATTGCCCTTTTTGTTGATGATAGCTTCCAACAGTTCATCTTTTAAAAAGAAACCTGTGATGTTGTCCATGCGATCTTTGTACAATGGAATCCTTGAAAAACGCAAGGGTCTATTTTTTTCAAAAAATTTCTTTATCGTAGTGTCTTCGGATGCTATTTTCATAACAGTTCTTGGGGTCATTACGTCGCGTGCCAAAATTTCATCAAAATAAAGCAGGTTTTTGATCATTTTGGATTCCGATTCCTTGAACACACCTTCTTCATGGGCAATTTCGGTCATAGCACTAAAATCCTCCCGATTCAACACACTACCATGTTCAGCTTTTGCACCCACCAATTTGGTAAAGAGTTGTAGCAACCATAGCAATCCGGTCCATTTAAGCACAAACACCATAATGTTCAGTGCCTTACTGGTAAAATTGGCCAATTGCTTCCAGAAAGTGGCCCCAATGGTCTTTGGAATGATCTCTGAGGCGACCAAAATCAATATGGTCATTAGGGTAGAGACAATTCCGACCATAAGATCTTCGGTAAGTTTGAAGCCCAATATAGTCCGTTCCGTGCTACCGTATATTTCCGCATAAGCCACTTTGGCCTGTACCCCTACCAAAATGGCACCTACGGTATGCGCAATGGTGTTCAGGGTAAGAATGGCGATCAGCGGCTTGTCCACATCCTTTTTAAGGGTTTCCAATGTGGTGGCATACTCTTTTCCCTCTTGCTTTTTTACATTGATAAAGGTGGGTGTTATGCTCAACAGAACAGCCTCCAATATGGAGCACAAGAATGAGAAGAAAATGGAAATAAGGGCATAAAATATAAGTAGTCCCATAGAATGGCAGAATCTTTAGTACCAAGATAGGGAATAGGAATTAATTTTGAATGCTTAATCCCCCGGCTTTATAGAAAACATCCTGAAGCGCCGTTCGGATATTTAAATTGTAGAGTTCCCGATGGTCTCTGGACGGATACACCCTGTTGGAAAGAAAAATAAAGGTAAGTTTGTTTTCGGGGTCGGCCCATACAAAGGTTCCCGTAAATCCCGAATGCCCAAAACTTTTGGGGCTGGTCAAAGGAGAGGGGTACGCTTCTTCCAATGGGAGTTCGGCATTATCCAGCAAGGGTTTGTCAAAACCCAGCCCCCTGCGGTTTTCGTTTTCGGGATACTGCACTTCTGTAAACTCTTTTACGGTTTGGGTTGAAATCAGCTGTTTGCCATCCACCTTGCCATAATTTTGATAAAATAGCATCAATTTGGCCAGATCATCAGCCGTGCCAAATAATCCAGCATTACCGGAAACACCGCCTTTGAGTGAAGCATTTTCATCGTGAACCCAGCCTTTTACCACCGTTTTTCGAAAGAGCGTATCCACTTCGGTAGGTACAATGGCATTTACGTAGTGGTTTTTGTTTGGCAAATAACCAAGGGTGTGACAACCCAAAGGACGATAGAAATTTTCATCCAAGTAGGTTTGATAGTCGGTTCCTGAGAGCTGTTCAATCAATTTAGGAAAAATGAGAAAGGTGAGCCCGGAATACACGTATTTCTTTTCATTTGAAACCTTGGACCGATTGATGATTCGGTTCATTTTTCGCTCAAAACGATCGTTGATGTAGAGACCATCATACACTTGTCCTTGAAATCTTTTATTGGATGAATTTTGGACAAAGCGTCTTTTGATTTTACCATTCTTCCGTAGCACTTTCTGCAAAAAAACGATGTAGGGCATCAAACCGGCCTGATGCGCCAAAATCTCCCGCAGGGTAAGGTCTTTTTTGTCCTTTCGATGTTGCCAGGGCTTCCAGTAGGTGCTGAAAGGCTTGTCCAAATCGAGTTTGCCCTCGTCCACCAACTTCATCAGGGCAGGCAAGGGCCCCGTGATTTTAGTAACGGAAGCTAAATCGTACAGGTCGTTCAAGGCAACGAGATGAATACTGTCGTAGGTGTGGAAGCCGTATGCTTTGTGAAAAATAACGGTATCGTTCTTAGCGACCAATAGTTGCGCTCCTGGAAAGGCCAAACTATCGATACCCATTTCCATAATGGAATCCACCTTTTGGTTGATGAAAACTTCATCGAAGCCTAATTTGGACGGGTAGGCATGGATGAGCTCCCGTTGGGCAATACACTTTTCAGAAAAAAAAAGTATTGCAACACAAATTAAGGAACGCCTCGTTAATGTAGCCCAAAGAGTAATAATTTGAAAAAAATCTTTGATTTGAGATTTATCCAAATTAAAGAGTAACCTTTTTTTCAATAAGATTAAGCAGTTTTTTAGAAATTATTTCTGCTATTTCCTCTCCATCAGTTTCTTGTCCAATAACTCTTTCATCCAGAGATTCCTCTTTTTTCGACATTTTTTTCAATAATGCAGGAGTTAAAGTGTCGTATTTTGACTTTGGTGAGTTTTTAAGAAACATCGTGATTAAAATTTATTAATTATTATGTCCTAAAATAATTTTTTATAAAATGTGGATTATGGTTTTCTTCGAAATAATGCTTTCTTTTTATCCAAATGAAACCATCGCCTTTGGAAATAATCGCCACATCGACTGGTCCACCAACTGATTCTTCATCAGAACTAATTCTTCTTTTAAGATACGTCAAATATATTAAACTTTCGGCCATTTCCGCAAGGTCTTCCTTTGAAAGGATTGATACGGTATTCACAGTTGGTTGAATGTGCTTTATTTCTTTAACATTTTCAATTTCACTTACAAACTGACTGCATATTTGATTTATATCTATTTCTTGTATTTCCTTCGCCAGTTTTGGTTGGTCTTTTTCAAGTAAGTTAATCAAATGATCATTATAACCATGGAGAAAACTTTTAAACGTAGAAAAAAGAGGTTCATTTATGTCGGGGCTTATTCCCGTAATAAGAGTGTCAATGACATCTCTTTGGGCAAAAGGCATAATGGATCCATTGTTGCCATCATCAATTTTTTCAACGTGTTCGGTATAGAATCTTATTTTATTATCGAAGATGTCTGAAATTTTTGTACTAATTGTGGTCGGGTAAATATCATCATCACCATAACCAGCAAAAACAAGTCCTGTCCATTGACCACGAAAAACCTTACTTTTTAAATAATGAAAAATCAAAGAAGAAAATTTTGCTTTGATTTTTTTTGTATTGAAATCCGAAAACTCTGTTTCCAATATTTCATCTAATTCAGCACCAATAATCTCATCAAATTTATTTTTGGTCAATGATTTGAAATCTGATAGTTTTTCTTCTGATTTAATTTTTTGAATTTGAAATTCGATTATACTTAATAAATTCTCTTTGTAAATTGATTCTCTCTCTTTTTGTGATTTGGTTATTAAGTCAGAATAATCTTCGATTGCCTTTTCCATAGCCATTTCTGATAATTCATTAAATGAATGATATATAAGAGATTGAATGGAATGATTAATGGTTTCAGGAGTATTGAAAAATTCTCGTTCTTCCAGAAATTTAAAAAAGTCATCTGAATAATCTTTGAGATTAGGGAATGACTTGTCTCCTAATTCATTTCTATATATTTTGACAATTATTTCCCATGGCGTGGTTATGAAGTTTGCAGAATTATAAATAACAATGGAAACTGGATGATACTTTGAAAGGGTAAAGATTTTGTTTGCAGTATTATAGATTTTTCTCCCATTACTTCCAGAAACAGTAACGGCTGAATCAGCCGCCAATGCTACGGCATTTTTATTCAGTATTCCTATTACTGCCGTCATATTGTTTTTTTAACAATATTAGTGAAATATTCTGATAAAATCCTTCGCAAAGTAAC
It encodes the following:
- a CDS encoding ATP-binding protein, whose translation is MDSLRMELSRTKIDSFQIKTLYRLFVEYQKNSTKKAEKTILQAIELAEKSDYHNLLAKGYNLYGDFLRIQSREDSAIAVIKTGLTISERIGFEKGKWEALVSLGHCYWQKGDFDKAQKSYNKVIGTTKDLGGTALAYIGMGAVYSQKGEYARAMEQYTMASENFLQLGDEANYAVAIGNIGYIQRSLENYGSAANYFKISDSINNKLGNLSGQAFAAYNLSVVYKNMDVLDSATIYNKKGLELYSQLGYKKRISYCHFTMGEIHVKKNNLQEALESYQKSLDISIAVDDSVQIGYSSMAVADMYNLLGNRKKSVAYLKNAAKVASRMELNILSMDIHERLAKHLSAEGDMAGAYKNLEQFVLLKDSLYTREKRELASEIEAQYQNEQKTKEIALLASERELQTLQLRKRVNERNAIIIFAVLTILLAVLLFNQYRIKQRSNKELQELDRLKSNFFANISHEFRTPLTLIKGTIEKWEQNPGEKPEKEDVKMVRRNTNKVLGLVNQLLELSKIDQGKLQLKPTEGDVHKCLRTATSSFNSHAAQRDMDYRVKIPSEVLWAAFDRDKLEKVVYNLLSNAFKFSGNGECVSFTATYETNELTIQVLDSGKGISGEKLPFIFDRFYQVDSTLTKEHEGSGIGLSLSKDLIELMDGTITVASEEGKGSCFTVQIPIERIETGQPRPKEQEQVTGNKQARYTTPFRLNKSDKRNVPTILLVEDNEDMRQFIKAGLLDEYRILEAVNGEDGLKMAISKMPDLVITDLMMPKMDGVDLCKKMKTMVETCHIPIIMLTAKAGVENKIEGLETGADDYLTKPFETKELLVRARNLIEQRRKFRELFSSQATKIDPKEVTVNSLDEQFLEKVLDLLEREHADSDFGVAQMQKGLAMSKTQLHRKLKAITNESPGELLRNFRLKRAAQLLSQNVDSVTQVAYQVGFNNLSYFAKCFKELYGVSPSSY
- a CDS encoding porin family protein codes for the protein MKKLVLLTVLGLLNYLPGIAQQINFGAKAGLNLATLSEDYDPDVAARTSFHFGAMAEIPISEMFSIQPELLYSSQGATDDGDDDEEVRLNYITLPVLAKYYVFDGLSIEGGPQLGLLLLGEIEDNGETTDVKDISKSTDFGLAFGLGYKMETGLNFGVRYYFGSDINDIAESSDKIKNKVFQISVGYFFN
- a CDS encoding lipocalin family protein, with protein sequence MKRFKYITNFLSLSTVIILLGCSSDDGPSNRVPEQAVLISPADQSEGVDIENTDLQWQQVADPDGDVVSYDVYLDSVNPPLEAVATALNTTSYSITVPLGYETPYYWNVVAKDGSGGESQSGVGMFTTREAYPDELIVGKWFINEQIVNGMPDTITDCNKTSYFEFEANGTLSVVTYDGDPCVISSSTILQYSVPDAMTLVLSNGGTTESVPIISLTETELKIMLETTTQYNLIKED
- the hflX gene encoding GTPase HflX, giving the protein MLEKKSIEYEKAVLIGVMNQHQDEDKVKEYLDELEFLTYTAGGEVEKRFVQRIDVPNPKTYIGSGKMEEVRQFVKENEIGSVIFDDELSPAQQNNVEKLLRCKVLDRTSLILDIFAQRAKTSYARTQVELAQYEYLLPRLTGLWTHLERQRGGIGMRGPGETEIETDRRIVRDRIALLKKKLAKIDRQMETQRGNRGSLVRVALVGYTNVGKSTLMNVISKSDVFAENKLFATLDTTVRKVVLGNLPFLLSDTVGFIRKLPTQLVESFKSTLDEVREADLLLHVVDISHPNFEEHIASVNQILDEIDSSGKPCIMVFNKIDQYRPETIDEDDLVTERTTAHFTLEEWKKTYFNKLGDKALFISALNKENMDEFRKRVYDAVRDIHVTRFPYNNFLYPEHLDEY
- a CDS encoding endonuclease codes for the protein MFWKLFLYFGISIESLEKETDILHKKENRYTIAFYNLENFFDTKDDPYLLDDDFTPKGFKRWNKSKFWNKANKISRAISRIGLEESNHPPVLVGMAEVENKGGIKSLLRSKQLRDIDYGVIHFDSPDERGIDTALIYHKEHFEVLDAETIPLMVQNTNGDRDLTRDILYVHGKLHQEAIHVFVNHWPSRREGAEETSYKRIKAAETILQKIDAIQENRSNIIVMGDFNDDPNSQSIQTLMDTGKFINPMKKLLSPVSGSANYKGEWSLFDQILLSHSFLNYEKDTHSFIEAKIFSPRFLKEWKGKYKVNPFRTFAGKKYLGGYSDHFPVYIVLDESKK